A window of Castanea sativa cultivar Marrone di Chiusa Pesio chromosome 1, ASM4071231v1 contains these coding sequences:
- the LOC142621763 gene encoding uncharacterized protein LOC142621763, with protein sequence MTIARWVYDACIPINAVNSSYYQPMLNAVASYGPGYRGSNYHAFRVPLLREAKREVQLIVDSHRSYWADTGCTIMADGWTDTRHRTLINFLVYCPKGIVFIRSVDASDLVKDAINLSNLFDEIVNWVGLANIVHLVTDNAANYVAAGRILCGKYRNISGSPCAAHCLNLIFKEIGKMDHVAKLAKRASKITVFIYSYVALQAWLRIRKNWTEIVRPGPTRFATTFITLGSLKEHKHDLQALVTSKFCVESRYAKGKKAKAMVKIILDNQFWNDCHGIVHIMSPLIRLLRIVDSDEKPAIGYVYDDIDIHASAYWLNHAFQYDSSTLNKRLETQSTVTDVIESKVSVGRLKVKRKKFNFDPIDYASIDRIEFWVVEDEESPFLDHEEIENALYEEGAHPIEEGSSSHVQRDMDNEVIKDDDDINLKSFGDEDDAPLGFRDKNHPIPIEDEEDENEDDDNDARGGAFGSHDARGGAFGDIDFNFLHNK encoded by the exons ATGACTATAGCAAGATGGGTGTATGATGCTTGCATTCCAATTAATGCTGTGAATTCTAGTTATTATCAACCTATGCTCAATGCTGTAGCTTCTTATGGTCCTGGATATAGAGGCTCAAATTATCATGCCTTTCGAGTGCCTTTGTTGAGAGAAGCAAAAAGAGAAGTCCAATTGATTGTTGATTCTCATCGTTCATATTGGGCTGACACTGGTTGTACAATAATGGCTGATGGGTGGACTGATACTAGGCATAGAACATTGATTAATTTCCTTGTCTATTGTCCTAAAGGAATTGTTTTTATACGTTCTGTTGATGCTTCTGACTTGGTTAAGGATGCTATTAATTTGAGTAACTTGTTTGATGAAATtgttaattgggttggtcttgcAAATATAGTACATTTGGTCACTGACAATGCTGCAAATTATGTAGCTGCAGGAAGAATTTTGTGTGGAAAATATAGGAACATTAGTGGATCACCTTGTGCAGCACATTGCCTAAACctaatttttaaggagattgGGAAGATGGATCATGTAGCTAAACTTGCAAAGCGTGCATCCAAGATCACAGTGTTCATCTATAGTTATGTGGCTTTGCAAGCTTGGTTGAGGATTAGAAAAAATTGGACAGAAATTGTGCGTCCAGGGCCAACTAGGTTTGCTACTACTTTCATTACCTTAGGGAGTCTTAAGGAACATAAGCATGACTTACAAGCATTGGTGACTAGCAAATTTTGTGTTGAATCAAGATATGCAAAAGGTAAGAAAGCAAAGGCAATGGTGAAAATCATTCTTGACAATCAATTTTGGAATGATTGTCATGGAATTGTGCATATTATGTCACCATTGATTCGTTTATTACGCATTGTTGATTCTGATGAAAAACCAGCTATAGGTTATGTATATGATGACAT AGATATTCATGCTTCTGCTTATTGGTTGAATCATGCATTCCAATATGACTCATCTACTCTTAATAAGAGGCTAGAGACACAATCTACTGTGACAGATGTTATTGAATCAAAAGTTTCAGTTGGCCGATTGAA AGTCAAAAGGAAGAAGTTCAATTTTGATCCTATTGATTATGCAAGTATCGATAGAATTGAATTTTGGGTAGTGGAAGATGAGGAATCTCCATTTCTGGATCATGAAGAGATAGAGAATGCATTATATGAAGAGGGAGCTCATCCAATCGAAGAAGGGTCTTCTAGCCATGTACAAAGAG ATATGGACAATGAAGTGATTAAGGACGATGATGACATCAATTTGAAATCATttggtgatgaagatgatgctcCTCTCggatttagagataaaaatcatCCTATTCctattgaagatgaagaagatgagaatgaagatgatgataatgatgctaGGGGTGGAGCATTTGGTTCACATGATGCTAGGGGTGGAGCATTTGGAgatattgatttcaattttcttcataacaAATGA